DNA sequence from the Pomacea canaliculata isolate SZHN2017 linkage group LG7, ASM307304v1, whole genome shotgun sequence genome:
TCACTTTGTGTCTCTTTTctgaaagaggagagaaaaggCAATAATAAGCTGATTTTGTTATAGAAATGACAGATAGGCAATATTGAATTTAAGTTgaatgtgtttttctctttacattagaaaacagaaaatgtgtgcttgtgcatgtaCCTAATAGATACAGATAATGGTTGAGGTTGGTGACCAGTGCAGacctttatatctttattttacataacCCTGGGTCCTGCTGAGGATATAAAACATCCTTATTAATGAAATAATGCAGCGTGACTTGTCAACCCTTACTTTAGCTTGCATGCCCGCTTGAACTCTTGGCTTGCTGAAATACATGGGGTGCCTACATCTGTCCTCTCTCCTTATCCATACAGCATGTCCAATCGCCTTAAATCAGAATTGGCCTCCATCTCTCCACCCTATGTGGCTACATCTTAGTGTAACTTGTTTTCAGTGTATGCTGGTAGTCCTACACAAATCTCTGCCAAGCAGTCTTCTCAGGGCAGTTCTTCAGAGGACCATGAAGTGAGTACATCTCTTTTCCATTCTACCTTTTACATCTGGTGTGCTGTAGTATAATGTAAAAACTGTAAGTCAAACTTGCAGTGTGTTGGTACTGCCAGCATTATTCCTTGAGAATGTGATCTGAGGTTTAAAAACTACAAGGTGCTTTCTTTAGTGTGTGTCATAATACATTGTGTCAAGTAATATTTTTTGGGTAGTGGTGGTATATCTCATTGGAAAAGTGACCCATAACGCCTGCAGAATGGACTAGTTGTGTGGCAATACATATTATACATATTGATAATTTATTTAAGTTTGAAAGTGTGTTAACACATTCaggatatacacacacaaagttaaaTTCACTTGACCCACATTGTTTATTTCACTTTAGGAAGGCACAAGCAATGAGGAAAAAGAGCTAATGGAAGAGAGTGATGATGAATTTGATAGTAATTCCATCTTGCCCTCTTCAGATGACGATGTGAAAGAGAAGCGTTTTCCTTGCGGTCTTTGCAGCAAAGCATTTACAACCAAGAGACAATTCACTGACCATGTCAAAGTGCATGCACGACACCCCTGCTCCCTGTGTCCATTTACAGGCAGTACCGTCAGGTCTGTTGGACTTCATGAGCTAGAGGCACACAATGGGAAGATACAGCACAAGTGTCCCGAGTGTGGCAAGACTTTCCGTGCTTTGCATCACATACGGGCTCACATCTTAAAGATCCATCGTCGTCGAAGCAGACACTTGGCTAAGACCTGTGAGGTTTGTGGGAAAGTTGTCAGTAGCCATTTCAGCCTTATAAATCACAGGAGAACACATACTGGTGAAAAACCATATAACTGTGATCAGTGCTGGCGTTCTTTTGCTGCTGAAAGCTCTCTGAGATCCCATATGCTGGTGCACAGTGACAGGCGCAAGAGATTTCAGTGCAGATTCTGCCCCAAGGAACTGTTGTCacgaaaaagtttgaaaagacaTGAAAGGATTCACCAAGATCTTCTGGACACATATCCATGTGAGTTTTGTGGGAAATGCTTCAACAACAAGTATAACCTGAAAGTCCACCTTCGAATTCACACAGGAGAGAAACCTTATGTATGTAATAT
Encoded proteins:
- the LOC112569014 gene encoding gastrula zinc finger protein XlCGF7.1-like; this translates as MEESDDEFDSNSILPSSDDDVKEKRFPCGLCSKAFTTKRQFTDHVKVHARHPCSLCPFTGSTVRSVGLHELEAHNGKIQHKCPECGKTFRALHHIRAHILKIHRRRSRHLAKTCEVCGKVVSSHFSLINHRRTHTGEKPYNCDQCWRSFAAESSLRSHMLVHSDRRKRFQCRFCPKELLSRKSLKRHERIHQDLLDTYPCEFCGKCFNNKYNLKVHLRIHTGEKPYVCNICGVGFPQKNSIDVHMKKHKIIVKSDDLDAEIGLRGQPRFSTM